Genomic DNA from Dethiosulfovibrio faecalis:
TTGGACACGTTGGTACGTTCGATATCAATGTCAGATGGACGGACGATCCTACTGACCGATACGGTCGGCTTCATAAGGGAGCTTCCTCCTACCTTGATAGCGGCTTTCAGGACGACTTTGGAAGAGGCGGCTGCGGCCGATTTTCTGTTGGTCGTACTCGATGGAAGCGACCCGGATGCTCTGGAGACCCTTAGAGTCGTTAGGGATACCCTCAAGGATATAGAAGCCATAGAGATCCCTAGGGCGGTCTTGCTGAACAAGGCGGATCTCATAGATCGATCCACCCTGAACGGCCTCCTGACCAGGATAAGATCCGAAGGCGAGGACGTAGAGGCTATAAGCGCGTCGAAATGGGATGTAAAGGAGATAACTCCCGTCTTGGAAAAGCTCGTCTTCAGGACAGGTCTGTAGAAAAACGGAGGTGGATTGATCGTTATGTTGACAAGCATGACCGGTTTTAGCCGAGTATCGGTGGATAAGGATTGGGGTACCTTGACCGTGGAATTCTCCAGCGTCAACTCTCGCTATCTGGAGGTCTTCGTGAAGTCCGGGAGAGAACTGGCTTCGGAAGATCCACTGATACAGGGTGCAGTCAAGAAAAGACTCAACAGAGGAAAGGTCCAGGTCAGGGTAGAGTTGTCCTGGGCTTCCGAGTGCCGTATGGGCAGGATAAACCCCGATGTCCTTAGCTCCTATCTGTCACAGGTGAAAGACGTGGTGCTCTCCATGGGAGACGGGGCGGACGAACTTCCCTTGAACGGAATTTTAGGATTGCCAGGGGTTTTGGATCTTCCATCCGCGTCTTCCTCGTCGATGAAAGATGAAATATCCTCGGTTTTAGCCGATCTAACCTCTAGGGGACTGGACGAGTTGGTCTCTATGAGGGAGAGTGAGGGTGAAAAGCTCCTTGATGATATCTCCGGATGTCTAGAGGACTATCGGGCCATAGTATCCAAAATAGATTCTCTTTGGCAGGGATGTGCGGACAAGGCCTTTGAGTCGCTCAGAGATAGGGTTCAGGCGGTGGCGGATCGTTTCGAGATATCTGTGGACGAGGGACGGCTTGCCCAGGAAATGACGGTAATAGCGGATAAGTGGGATATATCCGAGGAGATCTCCCGTACGGACAGCCATATAGGTCAGTTCGAGAAACTGCTGGACGAAAAGGGCCCCAGAGGGAGAAAGCTGGATTTTCTTCTCCAGGAGATGAACAGAGAGATCAACACGATAGGCTCTAAAGTGGCGGATGCCGAGATACGATGGCTTGTGGTTGACGGAAAATCCTTGTTGGAGAGGATTAGGGAACAGGTTCAAAACGTGGAGTGATCGTCTGTGGGACAGAGGCTCGTTCATATAGGATTCGGAAACATGGTGGTAGCCGAGAGGGTCGTAGCCATAATACATCCTACTTCGGCTCCGATGAAACGTCTGAAAGAAGAGGCTAAGGAGACCGGTCGTCTCGTAGATGCCACTCAGGGACGAAAGACAAGGGCCATATTGGTGACCGACAGCAATCACGTTATATTGTCGGCCATCCAGCCGGAGACTATCGTCAACCGTTTTTCCGGCGAGGAACCAGATGGTTAAACGCTACCGCCGAGGGCGGTTGTTCGTCTTCTCCGGACCAAGCGGAGCAGGTAAAGGGACCGTACGCAAGGAGCTGTTTCG
This window encodes:
- a CDS encoding DUF370 domain-containing protein; translated protein: MGQRLVHIGFGNMVVAERVVAIIHPTSAPMKRLKEEAKETGRLVDATQGRKTRAILVTDSNHVILSAIQPETIVNRFSGEEPDG
- a CDS encoding YicC/YloC family endoribonuclease; amino-acid sequence: MLTSMTGFSRVSVDKDWGTLTVEFSSVNSRYLEVFVKSGRELASEDPLIQGAVKKRLNRGKVQVRVELSWASECRMGRINPDVLSSYLSQVKDVVLSMGDGADELPLNGILGLPGVLDLPSASSSSMKDEISSVLADLTSRGLDELVSMRESEGEKLLDDISGCLEDYRAIVSKIDSLWQGCADKAFESLRDRVQAVADRFEISVDEGRLAQEMTVIADKWDISEEISRTDSHIGQFEKLLDEKGPRGRKLDFLLQEMNREINTIGSKVADAEIRWLVVDGKSLLERIREQVQNVE